From Sporosarcina sp. Te-1, the proteins below share one genomic window:
- a CDS encoding thiamine pyrophosphate-dependent dehydrogenase E1 component subunit alpha has translation MAQSRHEELGLTNDDVLQIYETMVMARRLDERMWLLNRAGKIPFVISCQGQEAAQVGAAFALNKEKDWIAPYYRDMGVVLHFGMTPRELMLSAFAKAEDPNSGGRQMPGHFGQRKNRILTGSSPVTTQLPHAVGVALAAKMKKEDFVTFVTLGEGSSNQGDFHEGMNFAGVHKLPTIVMVENNKYAISVPLEKQLACEHVSDRAVAYGMPGVTVDGTDPLDVFKVVKEAADRARSGEGPSLIEAVCYRLTAHSSDDDHRLYRDAEELEKERKLDPIPKFSAYLKETGVLDEASEKELEDRISALVNEATDYAEKAPYAEPEYALRHVYKEEGGDE, from the coding sequence ATGGCTCAATCGCGTCATGAAGAACTTGGATTGACGAATGACGATGTGCTTCAAATTTATGAAACAATGGTAATGGCACGTCGCCTCGATGAAAGGATGTGGCTTTTGAACCGTGCAGGCAAAATCCCATTTGTCATTTCATGTCAAGGACAAGAGGCAGCTCAAGTTGGCGCTGCTTTTGCACTGAATAAAGAGAAGGATTGGATTGCCCCGTACTACCGTGACATGGGGGTTGTACTCCATTTTGGCATGACACCTCGCGAACTCATGCTTTCTGCTTTTGCGAAAGCAGAAGATCCGAACTCGGGAGGACGTCAAATGCCTGGACATTTCGGTCAACGGAAAAACAGGATTCTGACGGGTTCTTCTCCAGTGACGACTCAATTGCCGCATGCAGTCGGTGTTGCACTGGCAGCGAAAATGAAGAAAGAGGATTTTGTCACATTCGTCACATTGGGCGAGGGTTCCTCTAACCAAGGGGACTTCCATGAAGGGATGAACTTTGCGGGTGTTCATAAATTACCAACTATTGTCATGGTTGAAAACAATAAATATGCCATCTCCGTTCCGCTTGAAAAACAATTAGCATGCGAGCATGTCTCGGATCGTGCAGTTGCTTACGGAATGCCAGGGGTCACTGTAGACGGTACAGATCCGCTAGACGTCTTTAAAGTTGTGAAAGAAGCAGCAGACCGTGCTCGTTCCGGCGAAGGTCCGAGCTTGATCGAAGCTGTCTGCTACCGCTTGACTGCTCATTCCTCCGATGATGATCATCGCCTGTACCGAGATGCGGAAGAATTAGAGAAGGAACGGAAGCTCGATCCGATCCCGAAATTCTCAGCATATTTGAAAGAGACGGGAGTTTTGGATGAGGCATCAGAAAAAGAACTGGAAGATCGGATTTCGGCTTTAGTGAATGAGGCGACTGATTATGCGGAAAAAGCCCCGTATGCTGAACCGGAATATGCATTGCGCCATGTTTACAAAGAGGAAGGGGGCGACGAGTGA